In the genome of Thermodesulfobacteriota bacterium, one region contains:
- a CDS encoding PAS domain S-box protein gives MSRNREEYKNKRKGPRQNQGKLSKRKSAGRSQGITTSPTENYNLNRGPKYTGADVERLIQDLSIHQIELETQNEELRRIQLELEEAMNKYAELYNFAPVGYFTLNEKCTILEANFTACQMLDIEKQNLIKQNFSRYIRQEDSDMFYSYRKRLIDTGTRQVCELRIRKNNGTQFYAQLEGTATFDDQGKFSHFKIAMVDITQRRRAEELLLKAHDKLESVLHEQSSELVKTKETLQSEAVQRAKTEEALREREEEYKKLFDDIPIGIYRTTPDGRILKANPALVHMLGYSSFDELASHNLEEPGFQPNYDRNKFKELLKNQNEVMGFESVWTKKDGTSLFVRESARAVKGKDGTTLYYDGTVEDITERKQAEDRFRLAVESAPNAIVMVNQQGIITFVNSQTERLFGYSKDELIGQSVEILVPERFRSNHSKFRLEFYGDPRARPMGAGRDLFARRKDGSEFPVEIGLNPVHTADGIIVLSSIVDITERKRAEEALRESEQKLKAIMSNTTDAILVYDEDGRIITINKKGESLFSGDSKKRLESIWDTIPSEERIKFSEKLKSVKEGNKLLDYEMQKVLGNGERIPVSVGLVYVADGVSWFIETVRDVRERVVLRNKIIELEKAQIVGRMAEGIAHHMGTPLASMLLRVQMLKEDAPSAFGYEKYLEKLDSIERQIFYTQKVIQRLLKFVSKPENEKSLDNVSNILDDAAEITNPLFKKRGIKLELKVDEDLYVLADSNLLGLVFVDIMMNALDAMPEGGKLSVVASGGSREGVIEIIISDTGSGIPRDVLPFVFEPFFTTKPAGKGTGLGLSVAKRIIHDHGGEISIDSTEGKGTSVIIKLPAQAEGKEIEQA, from the coding sequence ATGAGTAGAAACCGGGAGGAATACAAAAATAAAAGAAAAGGCCCTCGCCAGAATCAAGGGAAATTGTCAAAAAGGAAATCGGCAGGGAGGAGCCAGGGTATAACCACTTCACCGACCGAAAACTACAATTTAAATCGGGGGCCAAAGTACACCGGTGCCGATGTTGAGCGGTTGATACAAGACCTAAGTATACATCAAATTGAACTGGAGACCCAGAATGAAGAACTTCGCCGGATACAATTGGAGCTTGAGGAAGCCATGAATAAATACGCTGAATTATATAACTTTGCACCGGTCGGATATTTTACCTTGAACGAAAAGTGCACCATTCTTGAGGCCAATTTCACCGCCTGCCAAATGTTGGATATAGAAAAACAAAACCTAATAAAGCAGAATTTCTCGAGATATATACGGCAAGAAGACAGTGACATGTTTTACTCGTATCGTAAACGGCTGATTGATACCGGTACCCGCCAGGTTTGCGAGCTTAGAATACGTAAAAATAACGGCACCCAATTCTACGCTCAACTAGAAGGCACCGCTACATTTGATGACCAAGGGAAATTCAGCCACTTTAAGATAGCGATGGTGGATATTACTCAAAGAAGGCGAGCGGAAGAGTTATTGCTGAAAGCTCATGATAAGCTAGAAAGTGTCCTTCATGAACAGAGTTCGGAGCTCGTAAAAACAAAGGAAACATTACAGTCTGAAGCAGTCCAACGGGCTAAAACGGAGGAAGCGCTCAGGGAGAGAGAAGAAGAGTATAAAAAACTGTTTGACGATATTCCCATAGGGATCTACCGCACTACTCCGGACGGCCGCATCCTGAAGGCAAATCCGGCATTGGTTCATATGCTCGGGTATTCCTCATTCGATGAACTGGCTTCGCACAACCTGGAGGAGCCGGGCTTTCAACCCAATTATGACAGGAATAAGTTCAAAGAACTGCTCAAGAACCAAAATGAAGTTATGGGGTTTGAATCCGTATGGACGAAGAAAGACGGCACCTCTTTGTTCGTCAGGGAAAGTGCAAGGGCCGTCAAAGGAAAGGATGGAACTACCTTATATTACGATGGAACGGTTGAGGACATCACAGAACGGAAACAGGCAGAGGACAGATTTCGGCTGGCCGTAGAGTCAGCCCCAAATGCAATAGTGATGGTGAATCAGCAAGGGATAATCACATTCGTCAACTCTCAGACAGAGAGGTTATTCGGATACAGCAAAGATGAGCTAATCGGCCAATCGGTAGAGATACTGGTACCGGAGCGCTTCCGTAGCAATCATTCTAAATTCCGTTTGGAGTTCTATGGTGACCCTCGGGCCAGACCTATGGGAGCGGGCCGAGACTTGTTTGCGCGGCGCAAGGATGGCAGCGAGTTCCCGGTGGAGATTGGCCTCAATCCGGTCCATACAGCGGACGGAATCATCGTGCTTAGCTCTATAGTCGATATAACCGAGCGCAAACGGGCGGAGGAAGCTCTTCGCGAAAGCGAGCAAAAACTAAAGGCCATCATGAGTAACACCACAGATGCAATTCTGGTTTACGACGAAGATGGCAGGATAATTACAATTAACAAAAAAGGAGAAAGCTTATTTTCTGGTGATAGTAAAAAACGTCTAGAAAGCATATGGGACACCATACCGTCTGAAGAAAGGATTAAGTTTTCTGAGAAGCTTAAAAGCGTAAAAGAGGGAAACAAATTATTGGATTACGAGATGCAAAAGGTATTGGGCAATGGGGAGAGAATTCCGGTTAGCGTAGGACTGGTGTATGTCGCCGATGGCGTAAGCTGGTTTATCGAGACGGTGAGAGATGTCCGGGAAAGGGTGGTATTAAGAAATAAAATAATTGAGCTGGAGAAGGCCCAGATTGTGGGAAGAATGGCCGAAGGGATTGCCCATCACATGGGAACCCCACTCGCATCCATGCTTCTCCGGGTCCAGATGCTAAAAGAAGACGCCCCCAGCGCTTTCGGATACGAAAAATATTTAGAGAAGCTCGACTCTATCGAAAGGCAGATTTTCTATACTCAGAAGGTAATCCAAAGGCTTCTCAAGTTTGTAAGCAAGCCGGAGAATGAAAAATCCCTGGACAACGTTTCCAATATTCTCGACGACGCGGCCGAGATTACAAATCCTCTCTTTAAGAAGCGGGGGATTAAACTGGAACTGAAAGTGGATGAGGATTTATATGTGCTAGCAGATAGCAACTTACTCGGACTGGTTTTTGTGGACATAATGATGAATGCGCTGGACGCAATGCCTGAAGGCGGAAAACTTTCGGTAGTCGCTTCTGGCGGAAGCCGGGAGGGTGTAATAGAAATAATAATATCCGACACCGGGTCTGGAATACCAAGAGATGTACTTCCCTTTGTTTTCGAGCCGTTTTTTACGACGAAGCCAGCAGGGAAAGGGACCGGTCTGGGGCTTTCCGTTGCCAAGAGGATTATCCATGACCATGGAGGAGAAATCAGTATAGACAGCACAGAAGGCAAAGGGACGAGTGTTATCATAAAACTACCGGCGCAGGCGGAGGGAAAAGAAATTGAGCAAGCTTAA
- a CDS encoding prolyl oligopeptidase family serine peptidase produces MQKSDTVGQYQGWWATKPVRVKEGVLFSYYSPSAREVFLAGDFNGWKKRATPLIKGRDDVWRIILELKPGRYYDYKYIVDGNWLNDPNNPDLNPDVAGGANSVIYLGANGDILPQGHPERHKFSLEGRGIYLKSYQSRKYNRKFEFHYVSLEHRQGDKLPVIICLNNYVKSQKLHLFARENRFLAIIPSVDLGGQYIRQGRLDVFPELLDVIKESFSIDEDRIFVTGMSNGALEALLVSMHYPDLIAASAVVFGPFKVRFYKDEIEDLNKVELEKFIDTLGYPQRMLTNLKNLPIYISHGGGDEAVPLDEGLVLHEIVRKLGAPSEFTSYPQYGHTWHMVDEDLPRVFGWVRRFKRNKFPRDISYTSPNGFFKSRIYWIDFSPFKIQDEIKVKAALDRDNRIKLELQNIKWIKMRLNSHLLKLPGVVHVETQNSAQEMEILDEEKDIELAF; encoded by the coding sequence TTGCAGAAATCGGATACTGTCGGACAATATCAGGGTTGGTGGGCAACTAAACCTGTTCGGGTGAAAGAGGGAGTTCTTTTCAGTTACTATTCGCCGTCAGCCAGGGAGGTTTTTCTTGCCGGTGATTTCAACGGTTGGAAAAAACGGGCTACCCCGTTGATAAAGGGGAGGGACGATGTATGGCGCATAATCTTGGAACTGAAACCGGGCCGGTACTATGATTATAAATACATCGTCGATGGTAACTGGTTGAATGACCCTAATAACCCGGACCTAAATCCGGATGTTGCCGGAGGTGCCAATTCGGTAATTTATCTAGGGGCGAATGGGGATATCCTTCCCCAAGGCCACCCCGAGCGGCACAAGTTTTCATTGGAAGGGCGGGGTATATACCTTAAATCTTATCAATCTAGAAAATATAACCGAAAGTTTGAATTTCATTATGTTTCTCTTGAGCACCGGCAAGGCGATAAGCTTCCCGTTATCATATGTCTTAATAACTATGTTAAATCCCAGAAACTCCATCTATTCGCCCGGGAAAATCGGTTCCTGGCCATCATTCCTTCGGTCGACCTGGGCGGACAGTATATTCGTCAGGGGCGCTTGGATGTGTTCCCGGAGCTCCTCGATGTTATAAAGGAAAGTTTCTCTATTGACGAAGACCGTATATTCGTTACCGGAATGTCTAATGGGGCCCTGGAAGCACTCTTGGTCTCGATGCATTACCCGGACCTTATTGCTGCATCGGCAGTGGTTTTTGGCCCTTTCAAAGTCAGGTTTTATAAAGATGAAATAGAGGACTTGAACAAAGTTGAATTAGAGAAATTCATAGATACTCTGGGTTACCCTCAAAGAATGCTGACTAACCTGAAGAATCTTCCCATCTATATCTCTCATGGCGGTGGGGACGAGGCCGTCCCGCTGGACGAAGGGCTGGTGCTCCATGAGATAGTAAGAAAACTTGGCGCCCCATCTGAGTTTACTTCCTATCCTCAATACGGGCATACCTGGCATATGGTAGATGAAGACCTGCCCAGAGTTTTTGGTTGGGTTCGAAGATTTAAGAGGAATAAATTTCCCCGGGATATCAGTTACACTTCGCCTAACGGTTTTTTCAAGAGCAGAATTTACTGGATAGATTTCTCGCCCTTTAAAATACAAGATGAAATCAAGGTCAAAGCTGCTTTAGACCGGGACAATAGAATAAAGCTCGAGCTTCAAAATATAAAATGGATAAAGATGAGATTAAATTCTCATCTGTTAAAACTGCCCGGTGTGGTCCACGTGGAGACGCAAAACTCAGCTCAAGAAATGGAGATTCTAGATGAGGAAAAAGACATAGAATTGGCGTTTTAG
- a CDS encoding sigma-54 dependent transcriptional regulator, translating into MSKLKVLVVDDDEELVGAIKELLERRKYEVITAFSGNEALEKVSAVHDINVALLDLVMPMMDGFTLLEKIKAIHPEMSIIMITGHGTVPTAVEAIKRGASDFITKPFDKDLLLKKLEIISKAHELESRISELKEMVSEKYGFEQIISGSQVMRRVFEKASAAARSDAPVFIVGETGTGKELLAKAIHIKSDRGNQPFVAVNCAAIPKELMESELFGHKKGAFTGAVRDHDGLFVAANRGTIFLDEIGEMPKDLQVKLLRVLQESRVRPVGHSTEVSVDTRVIAASNRTIEELKNTYLREDLFFRLAVVVIELPPLRERREDIPLLTEHFIRKLNQKYSRNIKGVSEGVLTSIYQYDFPGNIRELENLLEGIIAVSPPDKQTIVEKDLKAHLLWQEKKASEHMLLSLDKLEKFALEQALRESQGNKSKAAEILGISRDTLYRKLKQFGIE; encoded by the coding sequence TTGAGCAAGCTTAAGGTTCTGGTCGTTGATGACGATGAAGAGTTGGTGGGGGCGATAAAGGAGCTTCTAGAAAGGAGAAAGTATGAGGTGATCACGGCGTTCTCCGGAAACGAGGCGCTGGAGAAGGTCTCCGCCGTGCATGATATTAACGTCGCTCTTCTCGACCTGGTAATGCCCATGATGGACGGTTTTACGCTGCTGGAGAAAATTAAAGCCATTCACCCGGAGATGAGCATAATTATGATCACCGGGCACGGCACCGTTCCCACGGCCGTGGAGGCGATAAAGCGGGGAGCCTCGGATTTCATCACCAAGCCCTTCGACAAGGACCTACTCCTAAAGAAGCTCGAAATAATCAGCAAGGCTCATGAGCTTGAAAGCAGGATAAGCGAGCTTAAGGAAATGGTCTCCGAGAAATACGGCTTTGAGCAGATTATCAGCGGATCTCAGGTTATGAGAAGGGTATTTGAAAAGGCTTCTGCCGCAGCACGGAGCGACGCTCCCGTTTTTATCGTAGGTGAGACTGGGACCGGAAAAGAACTCTTGGCCAAGGCTATACACATCAAGAGCGATAGGGGTAACCAGCCATTCGTTGCCGTGAATTGTGCCGCAATTCCCAAAGAGCTTATGGAGTCGGAGTTGTTCGGGCACAAGAAGGGGGCTTTTACCGGAGCGGTAAGAGACCATGACGGCCTTTTCGTAGCCGCTAACAGAGGGACGATTTTTCTAGACGAGATAGGGGAGATGCCCAAGGACCTGCAGGTAAAATTGCTCAGAGTACTTCAAGAAAGCAGGGTGAGGCCCGTAGGACACTCCACTGAAGTATCCGTCGATACACGGGTAATAGCTGCCAGCAATCGTACTATAGAAGAGCTCAAGAATACCTATTTAAGAGAAGACCTCTTCTTCCGGCTCGCCGTCGTGGTTATAGAGCTGCCACCGCTCAGAGAAAGAAGGGAGGACATTCCTCTTCTGACAGAGCATTTTATAAGGAAGCTCAACCAAAAGTACTCCCGAAATATAAAGGGGGTGTCGGAAGGCGTACTGACATCGATTTATCAGTACGATTTTCCGGGAAACATTAGGGAATTAGAGAACTTATTAGAGGGTATTATTGCCGTATCTCCGCCTGACAAGCAAACAATCGTAGAAAAAGACCTAAAAGCACATCTGCTGTGGCAGGAGAAAAAGGCTTCTGAACACATGCTCCTCTCTCTAGACAAACTGGAAAAGTTCGCCCTGGAGCAGGCGCTTCGGGAATCTCAAGGGAATAAGTCAAAAGCAGCCGAAATTTTGGGTATCTCTAGAGATACCCTTTATAGAAAGCTTAAGCAATTCGGCATCGAATGA
- a CDS encoding DUF2934 domain-containing protein, which translates to MVEVLKSKTPKKRTKMDEETIHEMIAKKAYEIYEKRGMEHGKDLDDWLEAESIIMGKKRNKKKTITPVA; encoded by the coding sequence ATGGTGGAAGTGCTAAAATCTAAGACCCCCAAAAAAAGAACCAAGATGGATGAAGAAACAATTCATGAAATGATCGCAAAAAAGGCTTACGAGATTTATGAAAAGAGGGGAATGGAGCACGGGAAAGATTTAGATGACTGGCTGGAAGCGGAGTCGATAATCATGGGAAAGAAAAGAAATAAGAAGAAGACTATTACCCCAGTAGCATGA
- a CDS encoding universal stress protein: MLIDKILWASDGSKDSTEALKYAQLWSKQFKAEIVGLFVIPDYTKSVLSQFSSEDRDKFSKWIEETKLKERKALENIAKTFKEKGTGFKVEITNGIPYEEILRVANEERVDLIVMGKGRPVEKYILGGTALKVLRGSSIPVLTAREAKKNLEIKRILVPTDLAHGLTKDFKFAVGLCEEFDAVLYLLNVVEVGERGFPLEIAEQMKLFSLKELEENIGKTKVRENIVPCVETSKNAWKGIVKFVEDRDIDLIVMMTYGGGKFKDNFIGSVAEKVIQESPCPVITMKP, translated from the coding sequence ATGTTGATCGACAAGATATTGTGGGCTTCAGACGGGTCTAAAGACTCCACCGAAGCTCTAAAGTATGCGCAGCTCTGGTCAAAGCAGTTTAAAGCAGAGATAGTCGGTCTATTTGTCATACCCGATTATACCAAGAGCGTGTTAAGTCAATTTTCTTCCGAGGATAGGGATAAGTTCTCAAAGTGGATTGAGGAAACAAAACTAAAAGAACGGAAGGCCCTGGAAAATATTGCCAAAACTTTTAAAGAAAAGGGGACTGGTTTTAAAGTAGAAATTACGAATGGAATCCCTTATGAAGAGATTCTCCGGGTGGCAAATGAGGAAAGGGTAGATTTGATTGTTATGGGGAAGGGGAGGCCTGTTGAGAAATACATTTTAGGGGGGACTGCACTCAAGGTCTTGAGGGGGTCATCGATTCCAGTTTTAACCGCCCGGGAAGCGAAGAAAAACTTGGAAATAAAAAGGATATTAGTCCCCACAGACCTGGCTCACGGCCTAACTAAAGACTTTAAATTTGCGGTTGGATTATGCGAGGAGTTCGACGCGGTTCTTTATCTGCTTAATGTTGTCGAGGTGGGGGAGCGTGGTTTCCCGCTGGAGATAGCCGAACAGATGAAGCTATTTTCTCTCAAGGAACTCGAAGAAAACATAGGGAAGACTAAAGTAAGGGAAAATATCGTGCCTTGCGTGGAAACATCAAAGAATGCATGGAAAGGGATTGTTAAATTTGTGGAGGACAGAGATATAGATTTGATAGTCATGATGACTTATGGGGGCGGGAAATTTAAAGATAATTTCATCGGTAGCGTTGCTGAAAAGGTGATTCAAGAATCGCCGTGCCCGGTAATAACCATGAAACCTTAA
- a CDS encoding Hsp20/alpha crystallin family protein, producing MALMKWSPPKEVERWFEEFFEEPFLPRAWRRFPSLKKLKELEGISPAVDMYDKKDEIVVKAEIPGVPKENVKISLSDNTLTIKGEIKKEEEVKEEDYYYAERSYGSFARVLSLPAKVKADKIKANFKDGILEIHLPKSEEAKPKEIKIDIK from the coding sequence ATGGCATTAATGAAGTGGTCGCCGCCAAAAGAAGTTGAAAGGTGGTTTGAAGAGTTCTTCGAAGAACCCTTTCTCCCACGTGCTTGGAGGAGGTTCCCTTCGCTAAAAAAATTAAAAGAGCTTGAGGGAATATCTCCTGCCGTTGATATGTACGACAAAAAGGATGAGATTGTGGTGAAGGCAGAGATTCCTGGAGTTCCAAAAGAAAATGTGAAAATCTCTTTGTCCGACAACACCCTAACTATAAAAGGCGAGATTAAAAAGGAAGAGGAAGTAAAAGAAGAAGACTATTACTACGCGGAAAGGTCATACGGAAGCTTTGCCCGGGTGTTGAGCTTACCGGCCAAAGTGAAAGCGGACAAGATCAAGGCGAACTTTAAGGATGGTATACTGGAGATACACCTTCCCAAGTCTGAAGAAGCAAAGCCCAAAGAGATAAAAATCGACATCAAATAA
- a CDS encoding thiamine-binding protein: MSRMRVTIYPLDKEKRTAKGLISALILLFKERGVNCQLASPTEATIEGDQDTLLEILDQIDRSQSVQEERGFAIAMGFEKCGNGPFARREIEVLENNTAVQTCSTGPPLKTKKDKERLHDMVLERLARRIKG, from the coding sequence ATGTCCAGGATGAGGGTGACTATATATCCTTTGGACAAAGAAAAAAGGACTGCCAAGGGTCTTATCTCTGCTCTAATACTTCTATTCAAGGAAAGGGGAGTTAATTGCCAACTTGCCTCGCCAACCGAAGCTACTATCGAAGGAGACCAGGATACTCTTTTAGAAATTCTGGATCAAATCGACAGAAGCCAATCCGTTCAGGAGGAGAGAGGTTTCGCTATTGCCATGGGGTTTGAAAAGTGTGGAAATGGGCCTTTTGCCCGGCGGGAAATAGAAGTCTTGGAAAATAATACCGCAGTCCAGACCTGCTCAACGGGACCGCCCCTAAAAACCAAAAAAGATAAAGAAAGGCTACACGATATGGTTTTAGAGAGGCTGGCCAGGCGTATTAAAGGATGA
- a CDS encoding GNAT family N-acetyltransferase: MIVYPKELILKDATPIILRPAQKEDMEGLFRFFSKIPKSDLLIYKDDVTKWETVESWFTNPKYNKILQLVALKDEDIIAKGTLHQEGLYWHHAVEIKLVVEPEYRSRGLGSKIFKILLAEGLLRKFEKIIVRFTPDNRNFMRILEHYGFKPETALRCYIHDEEGKEPKDLIIASYSIEDWEGRFEFYNSVYGKGKAEFNL; this comes from the coding sequence ATGATTGTATATCCAAAGGAACTGATACTTAAGGATGCAACACCGATAATACTTAGACCCGCCCAGAAAGAGGATATGGAGGGTTTATTCAGGTTTTTCTCCAAAATACCAAAATCAGACCTTCTTATTTACAAGGACGATGTGACCAAGTGGGAAACCGTAGAGAGTTGGTTTACCAACCCTAAATACAATAAGATTCTTCAACTCGTCGCCCTGAAGGACGAGGATATAATAGCAAAAGGGACCCTTCACCAAGAGGGGTTATACTGGCATCATGCAGTAGAGATTAAGCTGGTCGTAGAACCTGAATACAGAAGCCGAGGACTCGGGTCTAAAATATTTAAGATTTTATTGGCCGAGGGGCTTCTGCGCAAGTTTGAGAAGATAATCGTTAGATTTACACCGGACAACCGAAACTTCATGAGAATTCTGGAGCATTACGGTTTTAAACCCGAGACTGCGCTAAGATGCTACATACACGACGAGGAGGGCAAGGAACCCAAGGACCTTATAATCGCCTCGTACAGCATCGAAGATTGGGAAGGCAGATTCGAATTTTACAATTCAGTTTACGGCAAAGGCAAAGCCGAATTCAATTTGTAG
- a CDS encoding alpha/beta fold hydrolase → MSREEKRLISFRAEDGFLLNALLLTKSFNNEEVDLLDRPIIIHVHGVLGHFLARGTPRLLPPALLEHGISSFSVNNRMAFMGQIMGEGIFDYAIKDIDAAVDLLRKEGFRKIFIFGYSLGANIVAYHASQRPNAGIQGLILEGCAFSLPDSQRKRWEKWDSIPTYDEVYVRAREVLGKDPDKSANDQIFIVYRAWGPTFNPFHVEIFTYKTWWFMRGPEAYNAMTFRVISKIKVPILFLQGENDDILDPGEAKDLADLVHKAGNHDITVRYIPRAMHDCMENPEETVKSIVEWVSYVDSNREKIIK, encoded by the coding sequence ATGTCTCGTGAGGAAAAAAGGCTGATAAGCTTTCGAGCAGAGGATGGATTCTTACTTAACGCCCTTCTGCTTACGAAAAGTTTTAATAATGAAGAAGTTGATTTACTGGACAGGCCTATAATTATCCATGTCCACGGTGTACTAGGCCATTTCCTGGCGCGTGGCACACCAAGGCTACTCCCGCCGGCACTGCTAGAGCACGGTATTTCTTCCTTTTCGGTCAACAACCGTATGGCTTTTATGGGGCAGATAATGGGAGAAGGGATATTCGATTATGCCATAAAGGATATAGATGCAGCCGTTGATTTACTCCGGAAAGAAGGTTTCCGTAAGATTTTCATATTCGGTTATAGCTTGGGGGCAAATATAGTTGCTTATCACGCCAGTCAGAGACCGAATGCGGGTATTCAAGGACTAATTCTGGAAGGGTGTGCCTTTTCCCTTCCCGATTCTCAACGAAAACGCTGGGAAAAATGGGACAGCATACCTACTTACGACGAGGTGTACGTCAGAGCACGGGAAGTTTTGGGAAAAGACCCCGATAAAAGTGCAAACGACCAGATTTTTATAGTGTACCGGGCCTGGGGGCCTACGTTTAATCCCTTTCATGTAGAAATCTTTACGTATAAAACCTGGTGGTTCATGAGGGGACCGGAGGCTTATAATGCAATGACCTTCAGGGTAATATCAAAGATAAAGGTCCCGATTCTATTCCTCCAGGGTGAAAATGACGATATACTCGACCCCGGGGAGGCCAAAGACTTAGCAGATTTGGTTCATAAGGCCGGAAATCACGATATTACGGTAAGGTATATACCACGTGCCATGCATGATTGTATGGAAAACCCAGAAGAAACAGTGAAATCCATAGTGGAATGGGTTTCTTACGTTGACTCAAATAGGGAGAAAATCATTAAATAG
- a CDS encoding alpha/beta hydrolase — MEQELIAIPFGNSKIDALFYRTLVGEGSDKEPIVIHVHGFLGNFLDGSQRFLPPILARAGYSSLSINTRMANFGLFFGYGILEDTVPQIDTTIVFLKGLGYRKIILSGYSLGGSVVLRYAALRNDPSSYPSLKGVIALATPYSMPDSIRRRWNKWGSEPSYDRVYEEAKEILRPTPYSSSEDRSILIYKARGNTYRPEHTEIYTYKTWWFLAGPEAEGAKAYKQIEQIKIPILLIQGWHDDIVNPQETQDLAQVALNAGNKDVSAFYVNAGHTLEGKEEELGDIVVKWLGRRFQNK; from the coding sequence ATGGAGCAAGAGCTTATTGCTATTCCCTTCGGTAACAGCAAGATTGATGCCCTCTTTTACCGTACTTTAGTTGGGGAAGGATCAGATAAGGAACCGATAGTAATTCACGTGCACGGCTTTTTGGGAAACTTCCTGGACGGGAGCCAGCGTTTTCTTCCCCCGATTTTGGCCAGGGCAGGCTATTCTTCTCTATCTATAAATACCCGCATGGCTAATTTCGGCCTGTTCTTTGGTTACGGGATTTTGGAAGACACCGTGCCCCAGATAGATACGACCATAGTGTTTTTAAAGGGATTGGGCTACAGGAAGATTATCCTGTCGGGATATAGCCTTGGAGGCAGCGTGGTTCTCAGGTATGCGGCACTTAGGAATGACCCGTCTTCCTACCCCAGCTTGAAAGGTGTTATAGCCTTGGCCACCCCCTACTCCATGCCCGACTCTATACGCCGGAGATGGAATAAATGGGGCAGTGAACCTTCTTACGACCGGGTTTATGAAGAAGCTAAGGAGATACTAAGGCCAACCCCTTATAGTTCATCAGAAGATCGAAGTATTCTCATTTACAAGGCGCGTGGAAATACATACCGTCCAGAGCACACGGAGATTTACACATATAAAACATGGTGGTTTCTGGCTGGGCCAGAAGCGGAGGGAGCAAAGGCTTACAAACAGATAGAGCAGATTAAGATACCCATACTCCTAATCCAGGGTTGGCATGACGATATAGTGAACCCGCAAGAGACGCAGGACTTAGCGCAGGTAGCCCTCAATGCCGGGAACAAGGATGTTTCCGCTTTCTATGTCAATGCCGGACACACGCTTGAGGGGAAGGAAGAGGAACTCGGGGACATTGTGGTCAAGTGGCTCGGCAGAAGGTTTCAAAATAAGTAA
- a CDS encoding adenosine-specific kinase has product MEIKTTRIEKPDNINLILGQSHFIKTVEDIHEALVNKVPGIKFGLAFCESSGPCLVRYSGTDQELIELAKKNAFSLSAGHSFIIFLQNAYPINVLNVVKSVPEVCRIFCATANPVEVIIAESEQGRGILGVIDGLKSKGIETEKDIEDRKLLLRKIGYKLG; this is encoded by the coding sequence ATGGAAATAAAAACCACAAGAATAGAGAAACCCGATAATATAAACCTCATCCTCGGCCAATCCCATTTTATAAAGACTGTAGAGGACATACACGAGGCTCTGGTAAATAAGGTCCCCGGCATAAAGTTTGGGCTCGCTTTCTGTGAGTCTTCCGGTCCTTGCCTGGTACGGTACAGCGGGACTGACCAGGAGCTTATCGAGTTGGCAAAAAAGAATGCATTTAGCCTGTCTGCAGGCCATAGCTTCATTATATTTCTCCAGAATGCTTACCCGATTAATGTATTGAATGTAGTTAAAAGCGTTCCCGAAGTTTGCCGGATATTCTGTGCCACGGCCAATCCCGTAGAGGTAATTATAGCGGAGTCTGAGCAGGGAAGGGGAATCCTCGGTGTTATTGATGGATTAAAATCTAAGGGTATAGAAACCGAGAAGGACATTGAGGATAGAAAATTACTCTTAAGAAAGATCGGATATAAGCTTGGATAG